From Pontibacter actiniarum, a single genomic window includes:
- a CDS encoding DUF4133 domain-containing protein, with product MATSVYTLHKGINRPIEFKGLKAQYIWYLGSGVIVLLLAFCLLYALGLSTFSCLGLVLPAGAWMMRRVYRLSNTYGEHGLMKELARRRVPRLVRQTGRAVFLGSGREEQRLSNQY from the coding sequence ATGGCCACAAGTGTCTATACTCTCCACAAAGGCATCAACCGCCCCATAGAATTTAAAGGGCTGAAGGCCCAGTATATCTGGTACCTGGGAAGCGGGGTGATCGTCCTGTTGCTGGCCTTCTGTCTGCTGTACGCGCTGGGCCTGAGCACCTTCTCCTGCCTGGGCCTGGTGCTCCCGGCTGGGGCTTGGATGATGCGCCGGGTGTACCGGCTGAGCAATACCTACGGCGAGCACGGCCTGATGAAAGAGTTAGCCCGGCGGCGGGTGCCGCGCCTGGTACGCCAGACCGGCCGGGCTGTTTTCCTTGGCAGCGGTCGGGAGGAACAAAGGCTTTCAAACCAATACTAA
- a CDS encoding DUF4134 family protein: protein MQTVNSTFSKQAGGMFPRPWAGLALLCVLTLVSFWAQAQDGNAGILEANQKVRSYFDSGTQLMYAVGALLGLIGAVKVYQKWNAGDQDTGKVAAAWFGSCVFLVVVATVIKSFFGV from the coding sequence ATGCAAACTGTCAACTCAACTTTCTCTAAACAAGCGGGTGGAATGTTCCCGCGCCCCTGGGCTGGGCTGGCCCTGCTCTGTGTCCTGACTCTGGTAAGCTTCTGGGCCCAGGCCCAGGACGGCAATGCGGGCATCCTAGAGGCCAACCAGAAAGTGCGAAGCTACTTTGACTCGGGCACCCAGCTCATGTATGCGGTGGGGGCGCTTTTAGGGCTGATCGGGGCCGTGAAGGTGTACCAAAAATGGAACGCCGGGGACCAGGATACCGGCAAGGTGGCCGCCGCCTGGTTTGGCAGCTGTGTCTTTCTAGTGGTGGTGGCTACGGTGATTAAATCCTTTTTCGGGGTCTAG